The Deltaproteobacteria bacterium genome includes the window CCTGACCTGTTTTGACTTCATGGACGGGAAAAGTATATTCTTGACGATCCCTGACAGGCCCTTTTTCCCGGATACCTGATTATTCTATATTATGCAAAATTTTTGCCTAAAAGTTCCGGCCTGTGTCCTTAATATCCCATTCTGATAATGGGAGGAAATCTCTCGCCTTCCTTGACCTTGAACAAAATCGAACCCTTTTCAACGGTCTCAAACGTATGGGAAAATCCCTTCCCCAGGATAGGAGGTGTCGGAATAACCGGCTTCCGCCATGTCTTTGACGCCCCCTTTTCGCCTTGCCTCAGTTGCGCTCGCTACGTTTTTCAACAGCCTGTTGAGGGCTCCCTGGATTTTGGGGTTTCTCCAAAAGAGAGTCGAGAGCGGATTTTCTTTCCCTGACTTCTGTCACCAGATCCTTCATTCCCTCGAACAGATCCCTGACCTCGTCTCCCCACGCCTTGCGAAGGAAGATCTTGAACCGTTCCCTCAGTTCTTCTCCGTGACGGCGCAGTTTTACGGCATAACGGGTATAGATGCGGATGGAAAGCAGAAGGTTGAGAAGAGCATAGGTTGCCAGAGCGGCAAGCCCCTGGGAACTGAAAAGGTTTTGAATCAGTGTGATAAGGAGCCCTATGATGGAGGCAGGCCCTGGTTCTTTCAGGGCTTGGTGCCATGCGTTTCCGCCTACGGCGAAAAGAAGAAACAAGAACAGGATCAGACGGCAGACCCACTGGATGAACCAGAGAAGACGGAAAGAAGGAATGGGTGGATCGGAGGTCAAGGAATCGGCTTCCTGCGACAGGATTTCTTCCAGCTTCTCGGCTCGTATACTTGCCCGAACCGTGTCACTTTTCAGCCTTCCGTAAGGGGAAGGAAGGCCTTCTGCCATGAGGATGCGGTCCAGCCGCGCTTCGAGGCCTTCAAGGCGTTTCTTGAATGCAGCGGCGATTTCCTTTGGAAGGGAAGGTGATACCGGTTCGGACGAGAAGGAGCGGCCATTGGCAGGATTCGGTAGAAGGGCCCGTAAGGTCATGAATACCAGGAAACCTGGGCCCGACGGGAGATAGGAATCTTGCTTTTGCAGCAGGATTTGCGGAAAAAAGTTTTCGCGGACCTGTTTCTCAATAACAGTGTCCCCGGCCGCGATCCACCGGGGAAATTCTTTTTCGAGTTCTCCCTGGAGATCCTCCAGAATCTTTTGGAAGACTTCAAGATTTCGGGCCTCTTCTCGAAGCGGATCAAGGAAGGTGCGGATTTCCACGTCCAGGTTCGCGGCCTTGACGGCGCGGATGTGCTTCATATCCCTTTGGCGGAAAAGGTCTCTGCGGAATATCGGGAACTGGTTCCAGGTTGATGGATCCCTTTCAAGGACCTCCTCGGCGGAAAGAAGATAGATGAGGGGATCACTCACTCCGTGCAGGGTGAGGTATTGGCGAAAATTTTCGACGAGGCGGGCCATCCGGTCATAGCCCATTTCCAGGGACTCGTCCTTGAAGAGAAGATCTGCCTTGTTCAGCACGAAGACGAAATTGCCCGGGGATTTGACCGTTCCTGCAAGAACCTCGTAGAATCGCCCATCAGCATATTTTTCAGGCGAGGTGACCCAGACCAGGATATCCAGTTTTTCGAGAAACCTCGCCACATGGTCACGATGCTCGAACAGGATGCTGTCGAAATCCGGTAGATCGCAGAGGAGGACCTGGAGTATCGATCGGCTGTCATGGACGATCTCGCGCCATGGTAAACCTTCCAGATCAAGATCAGGCAATGGGGCTTCATTGTGCCTGTATATGAGAATACGGTCGGTATGGGGCCTCCGGTGGTCGGCGGAGGAGATGTTCTCACCGGCAAGGGCGTTCATGAGTGTGGATTTGCCAACCCCTGTTCCGCCGAGGAGTCCGACAGTCAGGAAGCCCCTTTCCACATCGGCGAGCTTCCCGGCGAGCTCATCCGCCTTTTTCAGGAGGTCATGCCTTTTTTCCGGGGGCAGGGTCAGGAATTCCCCTTGCTCCAGCATGGAGGTTGTCCTGTCAAGGGTTTCTTTGAGTTCTCGAATCGATCTTTCCATGAGGGTGAATAATCCTCAAGTCTGGTTTGCACCAAGTCGGGAGTGAAGGGTTTTCAACCTCTCCAGGGTTTCAGGAGGAGTTGACAGGGAGAAGAGGCAGTCCTCATAGCGCTGTTTCTGAAGCCTTAAGACGGATAAAAGCCCTTCCCGGTAACGGCGGGACAATTCCCCCGCCACTCGCTGGATTTCCTGGTAAGCGAAAAGCTCGATGGCCCCCTTGGTGACAAATGGGGCGAGCACGGAATCAAGGGTCGCATCAAGGAGAGTGAACCCTCCCCCGACGGCCGTTTCCAGGGAAAGGATCAGAATTCCCCACAGGATCGATGTCGAATAGATGCCCCATTTTTTCCCTTTGGGAATCTCCCGGGAGAGCTTGCGAAAGGTTTCCTCCAGCCAACCGTACAGTTCCTCCTGTTTTTTGAAGAGGTGCCTTTCCACGGCCTCCCTGTCA containing:
- a CDS encoding 50S ribosome-binding GTPase — encoded protein: MERSIRELKETLDRTTSMLEQGEFLTLPPEKRHDLLKKADELAGKLADVERGFLTVGLLGGTGVGKSTLMNALAGENISSADHRRPHTDRILIYRHNEAPLPDLDLEGLPWREIVHDSRSILQVLLCDLPDFDSILFEHRDHVARFLEKLDILVWVTSPEKYADGRFYEVLAGTVKSPGNFVFVLNKADLLFKDESLEMGYDRMARLVENFRQYLTLHGVSDPLIYLLSAEEVLERDPSTWNQFPIFRRDLFRQRDMKHIRAVKAANLDVEIRTFLDPLREEARNLEVFQKILEDLQGELEKEFPRWIAAGDTVIEKQVRENFFPQILLQKQDSYLPSGPGFLVFMTLRALLPNPANGRSFSSEPVSPSLPKEIAAAFKKRLEGLEARLDRILMAEGLPSPYGRLKSDTVRASIRAEKLEEILSQEADSLTSDPPIPSFRLLWFIQWVCRLILFLFLLFAVGGNAWHQALKEPGPASIIGLLITLIQNLFSSQGLAALATYALLNLLLSIRIYTRYAVKLRRHGEELRERFKIFLRKAWGDEVRDLFEGMKDLVTEVRERKSALDSLLEKPQNPGSPQQAVEKRSERN